From Halorubrum salinarum, the proteins below share one genomic window:
- a CDS encoding mechanosensitive ion channel family protein encodes MTGWVGLVTELQRALAGNAERFAASVGIVAAVLGVRLLTRRLRRGDRELSSTQRLLLSAGVGGATALGAITLIAVWDQSGALFETARSALSANQLSNVVLAVLLLAIAYALTDFLGGVIREIGAESASISQHQQEVILRITQLSVYTSAILAVVGLFTDNVGSLLVGAGFLGIVVGMAARQTLGAILAGFVLMFSRPFEVGDWVVIGDHEGTVTEISIMSTRLRSFDGEVITMPNDDVRSGSIVDRSRRNRLRIEIEVGVDYDTDVERAAAVVEEAVAGVEDVAEMPEPNAVTKRFGDSAVVLGLRYWIRNPSMRKRWRTQTAAMGAMKDALEDEGIVIPFPQQTLSARTEGASGPQLDAAVEGRAATRGGSADAGDADGASTDGDAAEGDR; translated from the coding sequence ATGACGGGCTGGGTCGGCCTCGTGACGGAGCTTCAGCGCGCGCTCGCGGGCAACGCCGAGCGGTTCGCCGCCTCGGTCGGGATCGTCGCCGCGGTGCTCGGGGTCCGGCTCCTCACGCGGCGACTGCGGCGGGGAGACAGGGAGCTCAGCTCGACGCAGCGGCTCCTGCTGTCGGCGGGCGTCGGCGGCGCCACCGCGCTGGGCGCGATCACGCTGATCGCGGTGTGGGACCAGAGCGGCGCCCTCTTCGAGACGGCCCGGTCGGCGCTGAGCGCGAACCAGCTGTCGAACGTCGTCCTCGCCGTGCTGCTCTTAGCGATCGCGTACGCGCTCACGGACTTCCTCGGGGGCGTCATCCGCGAGATCGGCGCCGAGAGCGCCTCGATCTCGCAACATCAGCAGGAGGTCATCCTGCGGATCACGCAGCTGAGCGTCTACACGTCCGCGATCCTCGCCGTCGTCGGGCTGTTCACCGACAACGTCGGCAGCCTCCTCGTCGGCGCGGGGTTCCTGGGTATCGTGGTCGGCATGGCGGCGCGGCAGACGCTCGGCGCGATACTGGCCGGGTTCGTGCTGATGTTCTCCCGGCCGTTCGAGGTCGGCGACTGGGTGGTGATCGGCGACCACGAGGGGACGGTGACGGAGATATCGATCATGAGCACGCGGCTGCGGTCGTTCGACGGCGAGGTGATCACGATGCCGAACGACGACGTCCGGTCCGGGTCGATCGTCGACCGGTCGCGCCGGAACCGGCTGCGGATCGAGATCGAGGTGGGCGTCGACTACGACACCGACGTCGAGCGCGCGGCCGCGGTGGTCGAGGAGGCGGTCGCGGGCGTCGAGGACGTCGCGGAGATGCCCGAGCCGAACGCGGTGACGAAGCGCTTCGGCGACTCGGCGGTTGTGTTGGGGCTCCGGTACTGGATCCGCAACCCGAGCATGCGCAAGCGCTGGCGGACGCAGACCGCCGCGATGGGCGCGATGAAGGACGCCCTCGAAGACGAGGGGATCGTCATCCCGTTCCCGCAGCAGACGCTCTCCGCCCGCACGGAGGGCGCCTCCGGCCCGCAGCTGGACGCCGCGGTCGAGGGGCGCGCGGCGACGCGCGGCGGCTCGGCCGACGCGGGCGACGCGGACGGGGCGTCGACCGACGGCGACGCGGCGGAGGGCGACCGATGA
- a CDS encoding HemK2/MTQ2 family protein methyltransferase yields the protein MSGDGSGGGGGNGNGDGLAARRGVDDAVVYQPAEDSGLLAEAAVAEAHGCVLEVGTGSGWVAERIAEERGLDVVGTDLNPHAARQARERGVEAVVADLLSPFRADAFDTVCFNPPYLPTDPDNEWDDWMEHALSGGESGRELIEPFLADVGRALAPDGVVLLLVSSLTGYDEVLDLVDEAGFAAEPVVEESFPFETLTVLALRRA from the coding sequence ATGAGCGGCGACGGGAGCGGGGGCGGCGGCGGAAACGGAAACGGCGACGGCCTCGCGGCGCGGCGCGGCGTCGACGACGCGGTCGTCTACCAGCCCGCGGAGGACTCCGGCCTGCTCGCGGAGGCGGCGGTCGCCGAGGCGCACGGCTGCGTGCTGGAGGTCGGCACCGGGTCGGGGTGGGTCGCCGAGCGGATCGCCGAGGAGCGCGGCCTCGACGTGGTCGGGACCGACCTCAACCCGCACGCCGCGCGTCAGGCCCGCGAGCGCGGCGTCGAGGCCGTCGTCGCCGACCTGCTCTCGCCGTTCCGCGCGGACGCGTTCGACACGGTGTGTTTCAACCCGCCGTACCTGCCCACCGACCCCGACAACGAGTGGGACGACTGGATGGAGCACGCGCTCTCGGGGGGCGAGTCGGGCCGCGAGCTCATCGAACCGTTCCTCGCGGACGTGGGGCGCGCGCTCGCGCCGGACGGCGTCGTCCTCCTCCTGGTCTCCTCGCTCACCGGCTACGACGAGGTGCTCGACCTGGTCGACGAGGCCGGCTTCGCGGCCGAGCCGGTCGTCGAGGAGTCGTTCCCCTTCGAGACGCTCACGGTGCTGGCCCTCCGCCGGGCGTAG
- a CDS encoding 5-methyltetrahydropteroyltriglutamate--homocysteine methyltransferase: MTERVAATPGLYPLPDRAKETLSDLKGHQKGDLLSGDEGEAIVAEYDEVRAEYVDDQLDAGLDLISEGQGRWDDMIAHPLTVSDAVETGGIVRYYDNNNFYRDPRVVDDLRFSGDVADELTDAADLLAAADGGDDASLAATLPGPYSLAALATDEHYGDEAEFQAAVAEFLADEVAAFPAHETLFLLEPSLVTDPPAEGDESTATDAIATVADATDADVVVQTFYGALGEKLYAHLVDEAGADAIGLDLVAGDRDDTVYNVQEFGSTDSLSLGLVEGQNTLVEEAETVAERVEWFESQIPLEGFDRTYLTPNTELFYLPTNKYREKLNALAAAAEVLD, encoded by the coding sequence ATGACCGAACGTGTCGCGGCGACGCCGGGGCTGTATCCGCTCCCGGACCGGGCGAAAGAGACGCTCTCCGACCTGAAGGGCCACCAGAAGGGGGACCTCCTGAGCGGCGACGAGGGCGAAGCGATCGTCGCGGAGTACGACGAGGTGCGCGCCGAGTACGTCGACGACCAACTCGACGCCGGCCTCGACCTGATCTCCGAGGGGCAGGGCCGCTGGGACGACATGATCGCGCACCCGCTGACCGTCAGCGACGCGGTCGAGACCGGGGGGATCGTCCGGTACTACGACAACAACAACTTCTACCGCGACCCGCGCGTCGTCGACGACCTCCGCTTCTCCGGCGACGTGGCGGACGAACTGACGGACGCGGCCGACCTGCTCGCGGCCGCCGACGGCGGCGACGACGCGTCGCTCGCCGCGACGCTCCCCGGCCCGTACTCGCTCGCGGCGCTCGCGACCGACGAGCACTACGGCGACGAGGCCGAGTTCCAGGCCGCGGTCGCCGAGTTCCTCGCGGACGAGGTCGCGGCGTTCCCGGCCCACGAGACGCTGTTCCTCCTCGAACCGTCGCTCGTCACGGACCCGCCCGCCGAGGGCGACGAGTCGACGGCGACGGACGCCATCGCGACGGTCGCCGACGCGACCGACGCCGACGTGGTCGTCCAGACGTTCTACGGCGCGCTCGGCGAGAAGCTGTACGCCCACCTCGTCGACGAGGCGGGCGCGGACGCAATCGGGCTCGACCTCGTCGCCGGCGACCGCGACGACACCGTCTACAACGTCCAGGAGTTCGGCTCGACCGACTCGCTGTCGCTCGGGCTCGTCGAGGGGCAGAACACGCTCGTCGAGGAGGCCGAGACGGTCGCGGAGCGCGTCGAGTGGTTCGAGTCGCAGATCCCGCTCGAAGGGTTCGACCGGACCTACCTCACGCCGAACACCGAGCTGTTCTACCTGCCGACGAACAAGTACCGAGAGAAGCTGAACGCGCTCGCCGCCGCCGCGGAGGTGCTCGACTGA
- a CDS encoding DUF7547 family protein codes for MSSRDRRDDDLEERLDELESVLGELRADLRESERDRRGPPRPPRLSELVRFTEQYTIPTVIALLETTIKSLELLRGTLRLADPGRSVAEGSEGAGDRLADVRDGATAGLARSLSELRTALSEADLPEDAASRSIIADARDLTAEIESRIDEGRREADAARDRRLGRDRDRGPGDEDGPRSAPDAGRNDDSPVQIDVTEPGEGVDAESEAAEDDPPEVDVESELESIKRQIDGDAAGDEADAEAVEADEPDDDGDDASADDAASADDDADGQGDDDRAD; via the coding sequence ATGAGTTCCCGCGACCGACGCGACGACGACCTCGAGGAGCGGCTCGACGAGCTCGAATCGGTGTTGGGCGAGCTCCGCGCCGACCTCCGGGAGAGCGAGCGCGACCGCCGCGGGCCGCCGCGGCCGCCCCGGCTCTCGGAGCTGGTGCGGTTCACCGAACAGTACACCATCCCGACGGTCATCGCGCTGCTGGAGACGACGATCAAGTCGCTGGAACTGCTCCGGGGCACCCTCCGGCTCGCCGACCCCGGCCGGAGCGTCGCCGAGGGGAGCGAGGGCGCGGGCGACCGCCTCGCCGACGTCCGCGACGGCGCGACGGCCGGGCTCGCCCGGTCGCTCTCGGAGCTTCGCACCGCGCTCTCGGAGGCCGACCTCCCCGAGGACGCCGCCTCCCGGTCGATCATCGCCGACGCGCGCGACCTCACCGCGGAGATCGAGTCCCGGATCGACGAGGGGCGCCGCGAGGCGGACGCCGCGCGGGACCGCCGGCTCGGGCGCGACCGCGACCGGGGCCCCGGCGACGAGGACGGACCGCGGAGCGCGCCGGACGCCGGGCGTAACGACGACAGCCCGGTCCAGATCGACGTGACCGAACCCGGAGAGGGCGTCGACGCCGAGAGCGAGGCGGCCGAGGACGACCCGCCGGAGGTCGACGTCGAGTCCGAGTTGGAGTCGATAAAGCGCCAGATCGACGGGGACGCTGCGGGGGACGAGGCCGACGCGGAGGCGGTCGAGGCCGACGAACCGGACGACGACGGAGACGACGCGAGCGCGGACGACGCTGCGAGCGCGGACGACGATGCGGACGGGCAGGGCGACGACGACCGGGCGGACTGA
- a CDS encoding DUF7331 family protein produces MTTGDRIERDAESATDERPTVAATRCSQDRTVFAEQGNTDAWIATDLTVELER; encoded by the coding sequence ATGACAACGGGAGACCGGATCGAGCGGGACGCCGAGTCGGCGACCGACGAGCGGCCGACGGTCGCCGCGACCCGCTGTTCGCAGGACCGGACCGTCTTCGCAGAACAGGGCAACACCGACGCGTGGATCGCGACCGACCTCACGGTCGAACTTGAACGGTAA
- a CDS encoding cupin domain-containing protein: MEVAPDADAEAVEAVDGVFLTQGAVGEDTSIQRFEIEPGEGVPEHDHPHEQIGVITAGRLTFLVDGEERVVGPDDTYVIPGGEPHAAENRTDEPVVGFDIFAPPRANPDWGE, translated from the coding sequence ATGGAGGTCGCACCCGACGCGGACGCGGAGGCGGTCGAGGCGGTCGACGGCGTGTTCCTCACGCAGGGGGCCGTCGGCGAGGACACGAGCATCCAGCGGTTCGAGATCGAACCGGGCGAGGGCGTGCCCGAACACGACCACCCGCACGAGCAGATCGGCGTGATCACGGCCGGCCGGCTGACGTTCCTCGTCGACGGCGAGGAGCGCGTCGTCGGCCCCGACGACACGTACGTGATCCCCGGCGGCGAGCCGCACGCGGCCGAGAACCGGACCGACGAGCCCGTCGTCGGCTTCGACATCTTCGCGCCGCCGCGGGCGAATCCGGACTGGGGAGAGTAG
- a CDS encoding aminotransferase class V-fold PLP-dependent enzyme — MGVQEQYPFDVEALRADFPVLDRKVGGDPETAGEGEGDDTPLVYLDNAATSHTPDPVVDAIADYYRSYNANVHRGIHQLSQEASVAYEEAHDAVADFIGAAGREEVVFTKNTTEAMNLVAYAWGLEALGPGDNVVLSEMEHHASLVTWQQIGKRTGADVRFIDVTDEGRLDMDHAAELIDGDTEMVSVVHVSNTLGTVNPIRGLADMAHDRDAYVFADAAQSVPTRPVDVEALDVDFLAFSGHKMCGPTGIGALYGREAILEEMQPYLYGGDMIRRVSFEDSTWEDLPWKFEAGTPSIAQGVGLAAAIEYLEDIGMDRIEAHEDLLAEYAYDELTALGGVEIYGPPGDDRGGLVSFNVEGVHAHDLSSILNDYGVAIRAGDHCTQPLHDEMGVAATARASFYFYNTVEEVDALVDAVREARDLFA, encoded by the coding sequence ATGGGAGTCCAAGAACAGTACCCGTTCGACGTGGAGGCGCTCCGCGCCGACTTCCCGGTCCTCGACCGGAAGGTCGGCGGGGACCCGGAGACCGCCGGGGAGGGCGAGGGCGACGACACCCCCCTCGTCTACCTCGACAACGCGGCGACCTCGCACACCCCCGACCCGGTCGTCGACGCCATCGCCGACTACTACCGGAGCTACAACGCCAACGTCCACCGCGGGATCCACCAGCTGAGCCAGGAGGCCTCCGTCGCCTACGAGGAGGCCCACGACGCGGTCGCCGACTTCATCGGCGCCGCGGGCCGCGAGGAGGTCGTCTTCACCAAGAACACGACCGAGGCGATGAACCTCGTCGCCTACGCCTGGGGCCTCGAAGCGCTCGGCCCGGGCGACAACGTCGTCCTCTCGGAGATGGAGCACCACGCCTCGCTCGTCACCTGGCAGCAGATCGGCAAGCGGACGGGCGCCGACGTGCGCTTCATTGACGTCACCGACGAGGGGCGGCTCGACATGGACCACGCCGCCGAGCTCATCGACGGCGACACCGAGATGGTCTCGGTCGTCCACGTGTCGAACACGCTCGGCACGGTGAACCCGATCCGCGGGCTGGCCGACATGGCGCACGACCGCGACGCCTACGTCTTCGCCGACGCCGCGCAGTCGGTGCCGACGCGCCCGGTTGACGTGGAGGCGCTGGACGTCGACTTCCTCGCCTTCTCCGGTCACAAGATGTGCGGCCCGACCGGGATCGGCGCCCTCTACGGCCGCGAGGCGATCTTAGAGGAGATGCAGCCGTACCTCTACGGCGGCGACATGATCCGCCGCGTCTCCTTCGAGGACTCCACCTGGGAGGACCTGCCGTGGAAGTTCGAGGCCGGGACGCCCTCCATCGCGCAGGGGGTCGGCCTCGCGGCCGCCATCGAGTACTTAGAGGATATCGGCATGGACCGGATCGAGGCCCACGAGGACCTACTGGCCGAGTACGCCTACGACGAGCTGACGGCGCTCGGCGGCGTCGAGATATACGGCCCGCCGGGCGACGACCGCGGCGGGCTCGTCTCGTTCAACGTCGAGGGCGTCCACGCCCACGACCTCTCCAGCATCCTCAACGACTACGGCGTCGCGATCCGCGCCGGCGACCACTGTACGCAGCCGCTCCACGACGAGATGGGCGTCGCCGCCACCGCGCGCGCCTCCTTCTACTTCTACAACACCGTCGAGGAGGTCGACGCGCTCGTCGACGCCGTCCGCGAGGCGCGCGACCTATTCGCCTGA
- a CDS encoding methionine synthase, producing the protein MVRNPEANRDQFRPDDHPNETFLLSTVVGSYPKPKWLNRADELVEDPDSKFDESDLEEAHDDACRLITHEHERAGLDTVVDGEMRRNEMVEFFADRIDGYEFNGPVKVWGHNYFDKPSVVEEVEYDEPWLVDEFEFTAGVAERPVKVPITGPYTLGFWAFNEAYPSTEELVYDLADLVNEEVEKLVEAGARYIQIDEPALATTPEDHAVVGEALERIAAGIPDEVRIGLHVCYGDYSRVYPEINDYPIDEFDLELSNGDYEQIPVFEEPELEPDLALGVVDAHTAEVESVEEIKRNIRQGLRVVPPEKLTISPDCGLKLLPRDIAYGKTENMVTAVREVEAEIDSGEIDVENPIADD; encoded by the coding sequence ATGGTCCGAAACCCCGAAGCGAACCGCGACCAGTTCCGCCCGGACGACCACCCGAACGAGACGTTCCTGCTGTCGACCGTCGTCGGCTCGTACCCGAAGCCGAAGTGGCTCAACCGGGCGGACGAGCTCGTCGAGGACCCCGACTCGAAGTTCGACGAGTCTGACCTCGAAGAGGCCCACGACGACGCCTGTCGGCTCATCACGCACGAGCACGAGCGCGCCGGCCTCGACACGGTCGTCGACGGCGAGATGCGCCGCAACGAGATGGTGGAGTTCTTCGCCGACCGCATCGACGGCTACGAGTTCAACGGGCCGGTGAAGGTGTGGGGCCACAACTACTTCGACAAGCCGAGCGTCGTCGAGGAGGTCGAGTACGACGAGCCGTGGCTGGTCGACGAGTTCGAGTTCACCGCCGGCGTCGCCGAGCGCCCGGTGAAGGTCCCGATCACGGGGCCGTACACCCTCGGCTTCTGGGCGTTCAACGAGGCGTACCCCTCGACCGAGGAGCTCGTCTACGACCTCGCGGACCTCGTCAACGAGGAGGTCGAGAAGCTCGTGGAGGCGGGCGCCCGCTACATCCAGATCGACGAGCCCGCGCTGGCGACGACCCCCGAGGACCACGCCGTCGTCGGCGAGGCGCTCGAACGCATCGCCGCCGGCATTCCCGACGAGGTCCGCATCGGCCTCCACGTCTGCTACGGCGACTACTCGCGGGTGTACCCCGAGATCAACGACTACCCGATCGACGAGTTCGACCTCGAACTGTCGAACGGCGACTACGAGCAGATCCCCGTCTTCGAGGAGCCGGAACTGGAGCCGGACCTCGCGCTCGGCGTCGTCGACGCCCACACCGCCGAGGTGGAGTCCGTCGAGGAGATCAAGCGGAACATCCGGCAGGGACTGCGCGTCGTGCCGCCGGAGAAGCTCACCATCTCCCCCGACTGCGGGCTGAAGCTCCTCCCGCGCGACATCGCGTACGGCAAGACCGAGAACATGGTCACCGCGGTCCGCGAGGTCGAGGCCGAGATCGATTCCGGCGAGATCGACGTCGAGAACCCGATCGCGGACGACTGA
- a CDS encoding sugar phosphate isomerase/epimerase family protein, whose amino-acid sequence MEIGLTVGDDLDRLVASPTRFDFCELGVGEPTLVPGEIDPGRLTDALAGRDLLVHLPYSQRLATYVPEVNDAIVDYQRRLLEAVGDLDAEKAVIHATSADRDDIEFRETAAEQLRRVADAGREAGVEVVVENVGHQHAGLQLSVLGDLARETDTPVCFDVGHAYMEGGNKAIKRFLRSHGDRVSHLHCHDARRRGDTHLPVGAGEVDYDLVASELAGFDGTVALEVFTDDEALLVDSAERVADRLGASF is encoded by the coding sequence ATGGAGATCGGTCTCACGGTCGGCGACGACCTCGACCGCCTCGTGGCGTCGCCGACGCGGTTCGACTTCTGCGAGCTGGGCGTCGGCGAGCCGACGCTCGTCCCCGGCGAGATCGACCCGGGGCGGCTGACCGACGCGCTCGCCGGTCGCGACCTGCTCGTCCACCTCCCGTACAGCCAGCGGCTGGCGACGTACGTCCCCGAGGTCAACGACGCCATCGTCGACTACCAGCGCCGGCTGCTGGAAGCCGTCGGCGACCTCGACGCGGAGAAGGCGGTCATCCACGCCACCTCCGCCGACCGCGACGACATCGAGTTCCGCGAGACCGCGGCCGAGCAGCTCCGCCGCGTCGCCGACGCCGGCCGCGAGGCGGGCGTCGAGGTCGTCGTCGAGAACGTCGGCCACCAGCACGCGGGGCTCCAGCTCTCCGTCCTCGGCGACCTCGCCCGCGAGACCGACACGCCGGTCTGCTTCGACGTTGGCCACGCCTACATGGAGGGCGGCAACAAGGCGATAAAGCGGTTCCTCCGGAGCCACGGCGACCGGGTCTCGCACCTCCACTGCCACGACGCCCGCCGCCGCGGCGACACGCACCTCCCCGTGGGCGCCGGCGAGGTCGACTACGACCTCGTCGCGTCCGAACTCGCCGGCTTCGACGGCACGGTCGCGCTCGAAGTGTTCACCGACGACGAGGCGCTCCTCGTCGACTCCGCGGAGCGCGTCGCCGACCGGCTCGGCGCCTCCTTCTGA
- a CDS encoding response regulator, protein MTDHTSPPSDAHADTNAAADRSAQPADGPATEPDEPITVLQVEPDARSAELLETFATRLTERVRIRSVERVAAAVDAVEEGVEVDGERVEVDCVVTEQRLPDGDGVGLTGRLREAGHGVPVVFHTTCSGEECEAAAFGAGADAYFEKRSERGRFGSILDRILAVVDGDRERGTAAARATASPPRTSGSPRGTLRSEE, encoded by the coding sequence ATGACCGACCACACATCTCCGCCGTCAGACGCGCACGCGGACACGAACGCAGCCGCCGACCGATCAGCACAGCCAGCAGACGGGCCCGCGACGGAGCCCGACGAGCCGATCACCGTCCTCCAGGTCGAGCCCGACGCGCGCTCCGCCGAGCTGCTGGAGACGTTCGCGACGCGGCTCACCGAACGGGTCCGGATCCGCTCCGTCGAGCGCGTCGCCGCCGCCGTCGACGCGGTCGAGGAGGGCGTCGAGGTCGACGGCGAGCGGGTCGAAGTCGACTGCGTCGTGACCGAGCAGCGGCTCCCCGACGGCGACGGGGTCGGTCTCACCGGACGGCTCCGCGAGGCGGGCCACGGGGTCCCGGTCGTCTTTCACACGACGTGTTCGGGCGAGGAGTGCGAGGCGGCGGCGTTCGGCGCCGGCGCGGACGCGTACTTCGAGAAGCGGTCCGAGCGCGGCCGCTTCGGTTCGATACTCGATCGGATCCTCGCGGTCGTCGACGGGGATCGGGAGCGCGGGACGGCCGCGGCGCGGGCGACCGCGTCGCCGCCGCGCACATCGGGCTCGCCCCGCGGGACGCTCCGCTCCGAGGAGTGA
- a CDS encoding GNAT family N-acetyltransferase — protein sequence MGDLDYRPFPEERGDEFSAFMRYAFSPEEGPYDPEEEDDDREHLAEYRGLFDGDEPVAVCGHHDFSLRIRGRDRDVAGLSAVASPPEHRRNGHIERLLRESLTEYRDDGVRFSALWPFEHPFYRRYGWGTVNRYRWVKAPPEQLAFAAEESDGGDEAGRFRRLGEDDHGAAADLLAATAERYDFTMARTEAWWRERTLRGWQTDPYVYGFERDGDLKALLSYTFEERDDGDGRAMVVSDAAVADSADWDRVFRFCRDHDSQVERVRLRLPADVSLLDRVDDPRAVTEEVRAGPMFRLVDVPDALPALAPDPELETAFTLGVDDPLVGWHDRPIRVTVEDGEVTAERVAPEEDGAPGATAVDATAGIGALSQLYAGYRDLDDLRAHADLDLASGAPDGLAADLAALFPPRRTFLREGF from the coding sequence ATGGGCGACCTCGACTACCGGCCCTTCCCCGAGGAGCGGGGCGACGAGTTCAGCGCGTTCATGCGCTACGCCTTCTCGCCCGAGGAGGGGCCGTACGACCCCGAGGAGGAGGACGACGACCGCGAGCACCTCGCGGAGTACCGGGGGCTGTTCGACGGCGACGAGCCCGTGGCGGTGTGCGGGCACCACGACTTCTCGCTCCGGATCCGGGGACGCGACCGCGACGTGGCCGGCCTCTCGGCGGTCGCCTCGCCGCCCGAGCACCGGCGCAACGGACACATCGAGCGGCTCCTCCGCGAGTCGCTGACCGAGTACCGCGACGACGGGGTGCGCTTCTCCGCGCTGTGGCCCTTCGAGCACCCGTTCTACCGCCGGTACGGCTGGGGGACGGTGAACCGCTACCGCTGGGTGAAGGCGCCGCCGGAGCAGCTGGCGTTCGCGGCCGAGGAGAGCGACGGCGGCGACGAGGCGGGCCGGTTCCGGCGGCTCGGCGAGGACGACCACGGCGCGGCCGCCGACCTGCTGGCCGCGACCGCGGAGCGCTACGACTTCACGATGGCGCGGACCGAGGCGTGGTGGCGCGAGCGCACCCTCCGCGGGTGGCAGACGGACCCGTACGTGTACGGCTTCGAGCGCGACGGCGACCTCAAGGCGCTCCTCTCGTACACCTTCGAGGAGCGCGACGACGGCGACGGGCGCGCGATGGTCGTCTCCGACGCCGCCGTCGCCGACTCCGCCGACTGGGACCGCGTCTTCCGGTTCTGTCGCGATCACGACTCGCAGGTCGAGCGCGTTCGGCTCCGCCTCCCCGCCGACGTGAGCCTCCTCGACCGCGTCGACGACCCGCGTGCGGTGACCGAGGAGGTCCGCGCCGGCCCCATGTTCCGGCTCGTCGACGTCCCCGACGCGCTGCCCGCGCTGGCGCCCGACCCCGAGCTCGAAACCGCGTTCACGCTCGGCGTCGACGACCCGCTCGTCGGCTGGCACGACCGACCGATCCGGGTGACCGTGGAGGACGGCGAGGTCACCGCCGAGCGGGTCGCCCCCGAGGAGGACGGCGCTCCCGGGGCGACGGCGGTCGACGCGACGGCCGGGATCGGCGCGCTCTCGCAGCTGTACGCCGGCTACCGCGACCTCGACGACCTCCGGGCGCACGCCGACCTCGACCTCGCGAGCGGCGCCCCGGACGGCCTCGCGGCCGACCTGGCCGCCCTGTTCCCGCCGCGGCGCACGTTCCTGCGCGAGGGGTTCTGA
- a CDS encoding NADH:flavin oxidoreductase/NADH oxidase, translated as MTDTLFTPLTLRDTEFRNRVMLSPMCQYSADEGLANDWHRVHLGARAAGGAGVVMTEATAVEARGRITPNCLGIWSDEHAEAIEPIVEFVRSQGATPGIQLAHAGRKASHSPPAEGGGPIPADEPAGWETVSASDKPYPHSEVDDGDLADTRRLDGDGIDAVIDSFAAAAERARDVGFEVAEVHAAHGYLLHQFLSPVTNDRDDEYGGSFEDRTRLLREVVAAVREVWPDGKPIFVRISATDWLPDRDSWDVDDSVRLAPLLAEAGADLIDVSGGGIHPDQEIPSAGPGYQVPYAEAVREGTDVPVAAVGGITEPTHADALVRNGRADLVALGREMLRHPYWPLEAAHELGEEAEWPVQYRRGQFD; from the coding sequence GTGACTGACACGCTGTTCACGCCGCTTACGCTCCGCGACACAGAGTTCCGAAACCGGGTGATGCTGTCGCCGATGTGCCAGTACTCCGCCGACGAGGGCCTGGCGAACGACTGGCACCGCGTCCACCTCGGCGCCCGCGCCGCCGGGGGCGCCGGCGTCGTGATGACCGAGGCGACCGCCGTCGAGGCCCGCGGCCGGATCACGCCGAACTGCCTCGGGATCTGGTCCGACGAGCACGCCGAGGCGATCGAGCCGATCGTCGAGTTCGTCCGGTCGCAGGGCGCGACGCCCGGGATCCAACTGGCCCACGCCGGGCGGAAGGCCTCCCACAGCCCGCCCGCGGAGGGGGGCGGTCCCATCCCCGCCGACGAGCCCGCGGGCTGGGAGACCGTCTCCGCCAGCGACAAGCCGTACCCGCATTCCGAGGTCGACGACGGGGACCTGGCCGACACCCGACGGCTCGACGGGGACGGGATCGACGCGGTGATAGACTCCTTCGCGGCCGCCGCCGAGCGGGCGCGCGACGTCGGCTTCGAGGTCGCGGAGGTCCACGCGGCCCACGGCTACCTGCTCCACCAGTTCCTGTCGCCGGTCACCAACGACCGCGACGACGAGTACGGCGGGAGCTTCGAGGACCGCACCCGGCTCCTCCGAGAGGTCGTCGCGGCCGTCCGCGAGGTCTGGCCCGACGGCAAGCCGATCTTCGTCCGGATCTCCGCGACCGACTGGCTCCCCGACCGCGACTCGTGGGACGTGGACGACTCGGTCCGGCTGGCCCCCCTGCTGGCCGAGGCCGGCGCCGACCTGATCGACGTCTCCGGCGGCGGTATCCACCCGGACCAGGAGATCCCGAGCGCGGGACCGGGCTATCAGGTGCCCTACGCCGAGGCGGTCCGCGAGGGGACCGACGTGCCCGTGGCCGCCGTCGGGGGGATCACGGAGCCGACCCACGCTGACGCCCTCGTCCGGAACGGGCGGGCCGACCTCGTCGCGCTCGGCCGCGAGATGCTCCGCCACCCGTACTGGCCGCTGGAGGCCGCCCACGAGCTCGGCGAGGAGGCCGAGTGGCCGGTCCAGTACCGGCGCGGTCAGTTCGACTGA